The DNA region AGCCTCAAGTTCCTCGTGCCCGTCCTCCTCGGCTACTACCTCAGCCAGTGGCTCCATCTCGTCGCCGACGGGGTGAGGCCCGACCACGGGATGCGGCGGGGAATGCGGAAATTGGGGAGGTGAGGGGGCAGGGACGCCGACCCGCTCAGCGTTCCACCGCCGCGTAGGTGCCGAGGGCGATCATCGCGCCGCCCGAGGCCACCTTCCGACCGCGTTGAAACCGTGGGTCGAGCCGAAGGCGTGCCCCGAGCGGTCCGGCGAACGCGGCCACCAGGAGGTCGGCGAGCGTGTTGAGCACGACAGAGGTCGTTCCGAGGAGCACGAACTGCCAGAACACGCCCCCCGCGTCCGGGTTCACGAACTGCGGGATGAAGGCCAGGAAGAAGAGCGCGGTCTTGGGGTTGAGCAGTTCGGTGACGATGCCCTGCCTGAAGGCGTGATTTTGCCCACGAACGCCCTCCACGTCGAGGTGGAGCTGCTCCCTGGACAGCAGGGTCCGCACGCCGAGGTAGATCAGGTAGGCCGCCCCCGCGTACTTCACGACGCTGAAGGCGAGCGAGGACGCGAGGATCAGGGCGGAGAGCCCGACGGCGGAGGCGAACACGTGGACCATCCCCCCGACGAGGGTGCCGAACGAACTGTGCACCCCGTCGCGCCGCCCTCCTCCCAGACTGCGGGCCAGAACGTA from Deinococcus aetherius includes:
- a CDS encoding LysE family translocator, with product MIDAHHYSTFLLAALVLAVLPGPGLLYVLARSLGGGRRDGVHSSFGTLVGGMVHVFASAVGLSALILASSLAFSVVKYAGAAYLIYLGVRTLLSREQLHLDVEGVRGQNHAFRQGIVTELLNPKTALFFLAFIPQFVNPDAGGVFWQFVLLGTTSVVLNTLADLLVAAFAGPLGARLRLDPRFQRGRKVASGGAMIALGTYAAVER